Proteins from a single region of Pyrus communis chromosome 6, drPyrComm1.1, whole genome shotgun sequence:
- the LOC137736700 gene encoding glycosyl hydrolase 5 family protein-like, translated as MAKPVISLFSFLSIISLLTLAPAASALPLSTSSRWIVDESGQRVKLACVNWASHLDAVVAEGLSKQPVDAIAKRIASLGFNCVRLTWPLLLATNETLAAVTVRQSFQSLGLLDSISGIQSNNPALVDLPLLKAYQAVVSSLGSNNVMVILDNHLSNPGWCCNNNDDSGFFGDKYFNPDLWITGLTRMATLFKGVGNVVGMSLRNELRGPKQNVDDWYKYMQRGAEAVHSANADVLVILSGLSFDTDLSFLAKRPVSLTFAGKTVFEVHWYGFSDGQAWKNGNPNQVCGQVYNNVKRKSGFLLDYGFPLFVSEFGVDHRGTNVNDNRYLNCFMAAAAEFDVDFALWTLVGSYYLRQGVVGMEEYYGILNWDWSDIRNSSLTQRLSVLQSPLQGPGLAQSRMHKIIFHPATGLCVLKVGFIGPLKLGPCSQTGAWTYSTRKVLTLKGTYFCIQADGLNKRAAVGILCTTRNSQWDIVSDSKLHLQSKTMDGTDVCLDVDSSNTVVTNSCNCLSRDSSCDPGSQWFKLVDSTINSSPKSPMLKLNSVVQMIEATS; from the exons ATGGCAAAGCCAGTCATCTCactcttctccttcctctcGATCATTTCCCTTCTCACACTCGCGCCTGCAGCCTCGGCTCTCCCACTCTCCACCTCCTCCCGATGGATCGTCGACGAGAGCGGGCAGCGCGTGAAGCTGGCGTGCGTGAACTGGGCGTCGCATCTCGACGCCGTCGTCGCCGAAGGCCTCAGCAAGCAGCCGGTGGATGCAATCGCCAAGCGAATCGCGTCGCTGGGATTCAACTGCGTCAGGCTGACGTGGCCGCTTCTCCTCGCCACGAATGAAACGCTGGCAGCTGTCACTGTTCGGCAGTCGTTTCAGAGCCTCGGCCTTCTCGATTCCATTTCCGGTATCCAGTCCAACAATCCCGCCCTCGTCGATCTCCCCCTCTTGAAAGCTTACCAG GCAGTGGTTTCTAGTCTTGGGAGCAACAATGTGATGGTTATACTTGATAATCACTTAAGCAATCCTGGGTGGTGTTGCAACAACAACGACGACAGTGGTTTCTTTGGTGACAAGTATTTCAACCCGGACCTTTGGATCACTGGCCTAACTCGAATGGCCACATTGTTCAAAGGCGTCGGTAATGTGGTGGGCATGAGCTTGAGGAATGAGCTGCGAGGCCCCAAACAGAATGTTGACGACTGGTACAA GTACATGCAAAGAGGAGCTGAGGCGGTGCACTCGGCAAACGCAGACGTGCTTGTCATTCTCTCTGGCTTGAGTTTTGACACGGACTTATCTTTCCTCGCCAAACGACCCGTGAGCCTCACATTTGCCGGGAAAACAGTATTTGAAGTGCACTGGTATGGATTTTCAGATGGGCAGGCGTGGAAGAACGGCAATCCCAACCAAGTGTGCGGCCAAGTATACAATAACGTGAAGAGAAAGTCAGGATTTTTGCTTGACTATGGGTTCCCATTGTTTGTGAGTGAGTTTGGGGTGGACCACAGGGGCACCAATGTAAATGACAACAGGTACTTAAACTGCTTCATGGCTGCTGCTGCTGAATTTGATGTGGATTTTGCTCTGTGGACCCTGGTTGGGAGTTATTATTTAAGGCAAGGTGTGGTGGGTATGGAAGAGTATTATGGAATCTTGAACTGGGATTGGAGCGATATCAGGAATTCAAGCCTAACTCAGAGACTCTCTGTCCTCCAATCTCCTTTGCAAG GGCCAGGCTTAGCTCAATCCAGGATGCATAAAATCATTTTCCATCCAGCCACAGGCCTGTGCGTCCTAAAAGTCGGATTCATTGGCCCTTTGAAGTTAGGTCCATGTTCTCAGACTGGAGCCTGGACCTATTCAACGAGGAAGGTCCTAACGCTGAAAGGAACGTATTTCTGCATACAAGCTGATGGACTGAATAAGCGGGCAGCAGTGGGGATACTTTGCACGACCAGGAATTCGCAATGGGATATCGTTTCGGATTCTAAGTTGCACCTCCAATCTAAGACCATGGATGGTACCGACGTTTGCCTTGACGTAGACTCCAGCAATACCGTTGTCACAAATTCCTGCAACTGCTTGAGCAGAGATAGTTCGTGCGACCCGGGAAGCCAGTGGTTCAAACTTGTCGACAGCACGATAAATTCGTCGCCTAAAAGCCCCATGCTCAAGCTCAACTCAGTCGTGCAAATGATTGAGGCAACTAGCTAA